A window of the Bombus huntii isolate Logan2020A chromosome 8, iyBomHunt1.1, whole genome shotgun sequence genome harbors these coding sequences:
- the LOC126868765 gene encoding spatacsin isoform X2, producing MYGVFVEREQRDVKLLLARIFASAMTIAEFNTILSYKSCNINKTEFMKKIDKELCLAHCLSETSTQEDETKIIELYDVLTKMCENQEPLQDILTEGIFKTIYYLSDDVTEYLKQNYLIVLVLIFSYQSRESAICNQDKGTVLKKITLKSIFTSKNPLQLCNYDISNEVLQNTLKQVPILESIIKKEPKNKVTMYELLDGYKNLNVKQLYKWRFNNEPMPHFSNETLVKKYGYTEDLTYKYYLKEARPNMAIFSLKHSQGKLIGNVSSRRKYKAALYAHSLALRNLEKPEILHTCISFMEILGIDSENLRLHITVANYIYKQINIPIGNLLENIIYKNENDLKTVMSYLESSFQTSCTESSINDSQEFVNVLKIWDVIVRFAAAHNFAFPISFLKFLASKNHWFEFVLVCHIFNYPLNQILENIEHFENTILREHLLTCLSNIQLTKSQLAVCNEQKIKSRDVRQSLYYKIGVKQSVSPNYDSPVSADLASTYDSHSINEYTVNDNICSPNDDLWLIILKCLQSPDPPGALINSSRLTSKPFLIVLASCYEPSSIAAYCYSWMVISTTDKEILSNYEECLKQQVWTANQVYNLLDQMVTYGYITIVSKAYKIFMPESLFNLFFDFLIECVIYGDFKSCQQKLLDFKAQCVDLKCNEAIDWNCSDTTYLNNLYWIAIVTIKCLIATLAYGLRSTHLQIKFLEILIKCNFYKNFPDFVPIFPFLLQVIKILQKTNVALNFAAFTVSDNVYNFDTEIHRCINDLIRTEDYTNALKLSNVAGFNSSEIILAQCRSKFKYYIQKNEKIEDNFWNECALNFKKYNISYEKAAEFFVEHAEKVTSHKERYEILKLAFETLKNIETEQQDIDVLETAMWKSCMLAGPENVQLDDGPYIFNKLKTELLSGLNELKFGYTLSNIQEKNAIESLINTLIDLGKLDTALRISTIFNYKHKDLQILMLCLSLAEGEISPNDLNIEQQSLLKEVNKNKQQKYNALKNRGLQRFSSASSLITSISTEMNKLKHEDVHGIQMECLSILEKLFNILEHGVDICLRIVLCYKLAMQLEKSYQFLLMLNNPIEFLQEITESDSIKNKSEIINDIVIAYKINNDDVATFLAENITLNINRAVEDGYENNVCLWGYSLNTNFRVIMELCNDVSLLGWKLLKTANKLLGHSHGEKTSAFILKTIAELLIRAHDCFTTSCNMEGIASVLCKCQIFANVLQNLKYWTLLVRLVTGVGRFTEMNYVFQILKENDQFEFLLGKGLNKVIGLETAILEFLKRHCPENKELFTLVALHFRLYHELAHMWKNEAEDIINTIISDATKDLMKLQSTVQHEKKFIKTENILKQLHLAVTNYTHATEYYLQANKLNLANQCSDQVQLVALQLSLFNTVSYNQQVICILNLKPGDIDKVLCHNLSFSQAFVVIHAYNHHVDWANLIYSHCILNGETKYLKDFIAVNKLTPSLVRNCVRRYRLEKSITHTMTDNMKILISELSDVECKYVLASQLGFKGIVETMLNNPMIGAYLKDTVWKKGYNAI from the exons AT gTATGGCGTATTTGTAGAGAGAGAACAACGTGATGTGAAATTATTACTAGCACGTATATTTGCCAGTGCAATGACAATAGCAGAatttaatacaatattatcatataaatcttgtaatattaataaaactgAATTTATGAAGAAAATTGACAAAGAATTGTGTCTTGCACATTGCTTGAGTGAAACAAGTACTCAGGAAGATGAAACCAAGATCATTGAATTGTATGATGTATTGACAAAAATGTGTGAAAATCAAGAACCGTTACAAGATATATTAACAGAAggaatttttaaaacaatttactATCTTTCTGATGATGTAACCGAATATTTGAAGCAAAATTATTTGATAGTTTTAGTATTGATATTTTCATACCAATCTAGAGAAAGTGCAATATGCAATCAAGATAAAGGCACAgtactaaaaaaaattactCTAAAAAGTATATTTACAAGTAAAAATCCTTTGCAATTATGCAACTATGATATTTCGAATGAAGTTCTTCAGAATACATTAAAACAAGTGCCAATTCTTGAATCCATCATAAAAAAAGAACCAAAGAACAAAGTTACAATGTATGAATTATTAGATGGTTACAAAAATTTAAACGTTAAACAATTATATAAGTGGCGTTTTAATAATGAACCAATGCCTCATTTTTCTAATGAAActcttgttaaaaaatatggaTATACAGAAGATTTAACATATAAATACTATTTGAAAGAAGCCCGTCCTAATATGGCTATATTTAGCTTAAAACATTCCCAAGGAAAACTAATTGGAAATGTTTCTTCTAGAAG GAAATATAAAGCGGCTCTGTACGCGCATAGTCTTGCCTTACGAAATTTAGAGAAACCCGAAATTTTACATACTTGTATTTCTTTCATGGAAATATTAGGTATCGATTCAGAAAATTTAAGGCTGCATATAACCGTggcaaattatatttataaacagATTAATATTCCTATTG GAAATTTactagaaaatataatatacaaaaatgaaaatgatttaAAGACTGTAATGTCTTATCTTGAAAGTAGTTTTCAAACAAGTTGTACTGAAAGTTCAATTAATGATAGTCAAGAGTTCgtaaatgtattaaaaatatggGATGTTATTGTACGATTTGCAGCAGCACACAACTTTGCTTTCCCAATcagctttttaaaatttttagcaAGTAAAAATCACTGGTTTGAATTTGTATTAGTTTGTCACATCTTTAATTATCCCCTGAACCAG AtattggaaaatatagaacattTTGAAAACACAATTCTCAGAGAACATTTATTAACTTGTTTGAGTAATATTCAACTCACTAAATCTCAATTAGCTGTATGTAATGAACAAAAGATAAAATCACGAGATGTTAGACAATcattatattacaaaattgGAGTTAAACAAAGT GTATCACCCAATTATGATTCACCAGTCTCAGCAGATTTAGCAAGCACTTATGATTCTCATAGTATAAATGAATATACTGTAAATGATAACATTTGTTCTCCAAATGATGATTTGTGGTTGATTATATTGAAATGTCTCCAAAGCCCAGATCCACCTGGTGCTTTAATCAATTCATCCCGGTTAACTTCAAAGCCTTTCCTTATAGTTTTAGCATCCTGTTATGag CCATCTTCAATTGCAGCATATTGTTATTCATGGATGGTAATATCCACCACAGATAAAGAAATTCTTTCTAATTATGAAGAATGTTTAAAACAACAAGTATGGACAGCTAATCAAGTTTATAACTTATTGGATCAAATGGTAACATATGGATATATTACTATCGTTAGTAAAgcttacaaaatttttatgcCT GAAAGTCtcttcaatttattttttgacTTTCTCATAGAATGTGTAATTTATGGTGATTTTAAAAGTTGCCAACAAAAATTATTGGATTTTAAAGCACAATGTGTAGATCTCAAATGTAAT GAAGCTATAGATTGGAATTGCTCAGATACCACATACTTGAATAATTTATACTGGATTGCAATTGTTACAATTAAATGCCTTATTGCAACACTCGCTTATGGTCTAAGAAGTACACATCTCCAAATAAAATTTCTcgaaattttgataaaatgtaaCTTTTATAAGAATTTTCCAG ATTTCGTTCCAATCTTTCCATTTTTGCTACAAGttataaaaattcttcaaaaaACAAATGTCGCATTAAATTTTGCGGCATTTACGGTATCAGAcaatgtatataattttgatACAGAAATTCATAGGTGCATTAATGATTTAATAAGAACTGAAGATTATACTAATGCATTAAAATTATCAAATGTAGCGGGATTTAATTCGTCTGAAATAATCTTAGCTCAG TGCCGaagtaaatttaaatattatatacaaaaaaatgagaaaattgaagataatttttGGAACGAGTGtgcattaaattttaaaaaatataacatttcaTATGAAAAAGCAGCAGAATTTTTTGTTGAGCATGCTGAAAAAGTTACTTCTCATAAAGAAAG atatgaaatattaaaactagCTTTTGAAACCTTAAAGAATATTGAAACAGAGCAACAAGATATTGATGTCCTTGAAACAGCAATGTGGAAATCATGTATGTTAGCAGGTCCTGAAAATGTGCAATTAGATGATGGACCTTATATCTTCAATAAACTAAAAACAGAATTGTTATCAGGACTAAATGAATTGAAATTTGGCTATACCTTAAGTAACATACAAGAGAAAAATGCAATTGaaagtttaattaatacattaattgaCTTAGGTAAACTGGATACAGCATTAAGAATaagtacaatttttaattacaaacataag GATTTACAAATTCTGATGTTATGTTTGAGTTTAGCAGAAGGGGAAATTTCACCAAatgatttaaatattgaaCAACAAAGTCTTCTGAAAGaagtaaataagaataaaCAACAAAAATACAATGCCTTAAAGAATCGTGGTTTACAAAGATTTTCTTCAGCTTCTTCAT TGATCACTTCAATCAGTACTGAAATGAATAAACTAAAACATGAAGATGTTCATGGAATACAAATGGAGTGTTTAtcaattttagaaaaattatttaatatcctGGAACATGGAGTAGACATATGTCTTCGcattgtattatgttataaattaGCCATGCAACTGGAAAAAAGTTATCAGTTCTTGTTAATGTTAAACAATCCAATTGAATTTTTACAAGAAATTACAGAAAGTGatagtattaaaaataaatctgaaattattaatgaTATAGTTATTGCATACAAAATAAACAATGATGATGTTGCAACATTTTTGGCTGAAAATATCACTCTAAATATTAATCGTGCAGTAGAAG ATGGATATGAAAATAACGTTTGCTTGTGGGGATATTccttaaatacaaattttcgtGTTATTATGGAACTATGCAATGATGTTTCACTCCTTGGTTGGAAACTCTTAAAAACGGCAAATAAATTGCTTGGACATTCTCATGGCGAAAAAACAAGCG CATTTATTCTGAAGACGATTGCAGAATTATTAATACGTGCTCATGATTGTTTTACAACTTCCTGCAATATGGAAgggatagcatcagtattaTGTAAATGTCAAATTTTCGCAAATGTTTTGCAGAATCTTAAGTATTGGACATTACTA GTACGTCTTGTAACAGGTGTTGGTCGTTTCACAGAAATGAATTatgtatttcaaattttaaaagaaaatgatcaatttgaatttttacttgGAAAAGGATTAAATAAG GTAATAGGGCTAGAAACAGCAATTTTGGAATTCCTGAAGCGTCATTGTCCTGAAAATAAAGAACTTTTTACTCTGGTAGCTTTACATTTTCGATTATATCATGAACTAGCACATATGTGGAAAAATGAAGCGGAAGATATAATTAATACGATAATATCAGATGCTACAAAAGATCTTATGAAATTGCAAAGTACTGTTCAAcatgaaaaaaaattcatcAAAACTGAAAATATTCTGAAACAGTTACACTTAGCTGTTACTAATTATACTCACGCAACAGAATACTATTTACAG GCTAATAAATTAAATCTTGCTAATCAATGTTCTGATCAAGTACAATTAGTTGCTCTCCAACTTTCACTTTTTAATACTGTGTCTTATAATCAACAAGTAATCTGTATACTTAATTTAAAACCTGGAGATATCGATAaagtattatgtcataacttAAGCTTCTCTCAAGCTTTTGTTGTCATTCATGCATATAATCATCACGTAGATTGGGCTAATCTGATTTATAGCCATTGTATATTAAATggagaaacaaaatatttgaaagattTTATAGCAGTAAATAAGCTCACCCCTAGTCTTGTAAGAAATTGTGTACGCAG GTACAGACTGGAAAAAAGCATTACTCATACTATGACAGAtaacatgaaaatattaatttctgaaTTGTCAGATGTGGAGTGTAAATATGTATTAGCCAGTCAACTGGGATTTAAAGGTATTGTAGAAACAATGCTCAATAATCCTATGATAGGTGCATATCTAAAAGACACTGTATGGAAAAAAGGATATAAtgctatttaa
- the LOC126868765 gene encoding spatacsin isoform X1: MAEKTIVGGIPIECLTGEPAIIWSGWRILGDRELVREASAKGTHINLAYKCLAYRRRCSIEDAQHYFNKEVETWIIELLKKHQIYRASHILNNMDKNPMEYIFKVCVNCKDFTLRNYLSEYLISVAHFENKYIDSWNIIKSIVEFEQKYMVEDGLSSSLCIEDIIKLPEDIKQALCTELYFSITEQSLLKNVTNIVLWDYLLSNNKIELMRFWIDIYYGNDTIEEINEINEEYKSLFRTLDIVPDMIEAIDSSDASTLIKDLAKNHLCRYGVFVEREQRDVKLLLARIFASAMTIAEFNTILSYKSCNINKTEFMKKIDKELCLAHCLSETSTQEDETKIIELYDVLTKMCENQEPLQDILTEGIFKTIYYLSDDVTEYLKQNYLIVLVLIFSYQSRESAICNQDKGTVLKKITLKSIFTSKNPLQLCNYDISNEVLQNTLKQVPILESIIKKEPKNKVTMYELLDGYKNLNVKQLYKWRFNNEPMPHFSNETLVKKYGYTEDLTYKYYLKEARPNMAIFSLKHSQGKLIGNVSSRRKYKAALYAHSLALRNLEKPEILHTCISFMEILGIDSENLRLHITVANYIYKQINIPIGNLLENIIYKNENDLKTVMSYLESSFQTSCTESSINDSQEFVNVLKIWDVIVRFAAAHNFAFPISFLKFLASKNHWFEFVLVCHIFNYPLNQILENIEHFENTILREHLLTCLSNIQLTKSQLAVCNEQKIKSRDVRQSLYYKIGVKQSVSPNYDSPVSADLASTYDSHSINEYTVNDNICSPNDDLWLIILKCLQSPDPPGALINSSRLTSKPFLIVLASCYEPSSIAAYCYSWMVISTTDKEILSNYEECLKQQVWTANQVYNLLDQMVTYGYITIVSKAYKIFMPESLFNLFFDFLIECVIYGDFKSCQQKLLDFKAQCVDLKCNEAIDWNCSDTTYLNNLYWIAIVTIKCLIATLAYGLRSTHLQIKFLEILIKCNFYKNFPDFVPIFPFLLQVIKILQKTNVALNFAAFTVSDNVYNFDTEIHRCINDLIRTEDYTNALKLSNVAGFNSSEIILAQCRSKFKYYIQKNEKIEDNFWNECALNFKKYNISYEKAAEFFVEHAEKVTSHKERYEILKLAFETLKNIETEQQDIDVLETAMWKSCMLAGPENVQLDDGPYIFNKLKTELLSGLNELKFGYTLSNIQEKNAIESLINTLIDLGKLDTALRISTIFNYKHKDLQILMLCLSLAEGEISPNDLNIEQQSLLKEVNKNKQQKYNALKNRGLQRFSSASSLITSISTEMNKLKHEDVHGIQMECLSILEKLFNILEHGVDICLRIVLCYKLAMQLEKSYQFLLMLNNPIEFLQEITESDSIKNKSEIINDIVIAYKINNDDVATFLAENITLNINRAVEDGYENNVCLWGYSLNTNFRVIMELCNDVSLLGWKLLKTANKLLGHSHGEKTSAFILKTIAELLIRAHDCFTTSCNMEGIASVLCKCQIFANVLQNLKYWTLLVRLVTGVGRFTEMNYVFQILKENDQFEFLLGKGLNKVIGLETAILEFLKRHCPENKELFTLVALHFRLYHELAHMWKNEAEDIINTIISDATKDLMKLQSTVQHEKKFIKTENILKQLHLAVTNYTHATEYYLQANKLNLANQCSDQVQLVALQLSLFNTVSYNQQVICILNLKPGDIDKVLCHNLSFSQAFVVIHAYNHHVDWANLIYSHCILNGETKYLKDFIAVNKLTPSLVRNCVRRYRLEKSITHTMTDNMKILISELSDVECKYVLASQLGFKGIVETMLNNPMIGAYLKDTVWKKGYNAI, encoded by the exons ATGGCAGAGAAGACAATAGTGGGAGGCATTCCGATTGAATGTTTAACCGGAGAACCTGCAATTATTTGGTCTGGTTGGCGTATATTAGGGGACAGAGAACTTGTTAGAGAAGCCTCTGCAAAGGGCACTCACATTAATCTTGCTTATAAATGTCTAGCTTATAGAAGAAGATGTTCTATCGAAGATGCTCAGcattatttcaacaaagaagTTGAAACTTGGATTATAGAACTTCTAAAGAAACATCAAATTTACAGGGCCTctcatattttaaataatatg GATAAAAATCCAAtggaatatatatttaaagttTGTGTAAACTGCAAGGATTTTAcattaagaaattatttatcggAATATCTAATAAGTGTTGCAcactttgaaaataaatatatagattcatggaatataataaaaagtattgtagaatttgaacaaaaatatat GGTTGAAGATGGCTTGAGCTCTTCTTTATGTATAGaggatattataaaattaccaGAAGATATAAAACAAGCATTATGTactgaattatatttttctataactGAACAATCTCTTTTGAAAAATGTAACTAATATTGTGCTATGGGATTATTTACtgtcaaataataaaatcgaaCTAATGAGATTTTGGATTGACATTTACTATGGCAATGatacaatagaagaaataaacgaaattaatgaagaatacaAGTCGTTGTTTCGTACTTTGGATATAGTACCAGATATGATTGAAGCTATTGATTCTTCAGATGCCAGTACTCTTATTAAAGATCTAGCAAAAAATCATTTATGTAG gTATGGCGTATTTGTAGAGAGAGAACAACGTGATGTGAAATTATTACTAGCACGTATATTTGCCAGTGCAATGACAATAGCAGAatttaatacaatattatcatataaatcttgtaatattaataaaactgAATTTATGAAGAAAATTGACAAAGAATTGTGTCTTGCACATTGCTTGAGTGAAACAAGTACTCAGGAAGATGAAACCAAGATCATTGAATTGTATGATGTATTGACAAAAATGTGTGAAAATCAAGAACCGTTACAAGATATATTAACAGAAggaatttttaaaacaatttactATCTTTCTGATGATGTAACCGAATATTTGAAGCAAAATTATTTGATAGTTTTAGTATTGATATTTTCATACCAATCTAGAGAAAGTGCAATATGCAATCAAGATAAAGGCACAgtactaaaaaaaattactCTAAAAAGTATATTTACAAGTAAAAATCCTTTGCAATTATGCAACTATGATATTTCGAATGAAGTTCTTCAGAATACATTAAAACAAGTGCCAATTCTTGAATCCATCATAAAAAAAGAACCAAAGAACAAAGTTACAATGTATGAATTATTAGATGGTTACAAAAATTTAAACGTTAAACAATTATATAAGTGGCGTTTTAATAATGAACCAATGCCTCATTTTTCTAATGAAActcttgttaaaaaatatggaTATACAGAAGATTTAACATATAAATACTATTTGAAAGAAGCCCGTCCTAATATGGCTATATTTAGCTTAAAACATTCCCAAGGAAAACTAATTGGAAATGTTTCTTCTAGAAG GAAATATAAAGCGGCTCTGTACGCGCATAGTCTTGCCTTACGAAATTTAGAGAAACCCGAAATTTTACATACTTGTATTTCTTTCATGGAAATATTAGGTATCGATTCAGAAAATTTAAGGCTGCATATAACCGTggcaaattatatttataaacagATTAATATTCCTATTG GAAATTTactagaaaatataatatacaaaaatgaaaatgatttaAAGACTGTAATGTCTTATCTTGAAAGTAGTTTTCAAACAAGTTGTACTGAAAGTTCAATTAATGATAGTCAAGAGTTCgtaaatgtattaaaaatatggGATGTTATTGTACGATTTGCAGCAGCACACAACTTTGCTTTCCCAATcagctttttaaaatttttagcaAGTAAAAATCACTGGTTTGAATTTGTATTAGTTTGTCACATCTTTAATTATCCCCTGAACCAG AtattggaaaatatagaacattTTGAAAACACAATTCTCAGAGAACATTTATTAACTTGTTTGAGTAATATTCAACTCACTAAATCTCAATTAGCTGTATGTAATGAACAAAAGATAAAATCACGAGATGTTAGACAATcattatattacaaaattgGAGTTAAACAAAGT GTATCACCCAATTATGATTCACCAGTCTCAGCAGATTTAGCAAGCACTTATGATTCTCATAGTATAAATGAATATACTGTAAATGATAACATTTGTTCTCCAAATGATGATTTGTGGTTGATTATATTGAAATGTCTCCAAAGCCCAGATCCACCTGGTGCTTTAATCAATTCATCCCGGTTAACTTCAAAGCCTTTCCTTATAGTTTTAGCATCCTGTTATGag CCATCTTCAATTGCAGCATATTGTTATTCATGGATGGTAATATCCACCACAGATAAAGAAATTCTTTCTAATTATGAAGAATGTTTAAAACAACAAGTATGGACAGCTAATCAAGTTTATAACTTATTGGATCAAATGGTAACATATGGATATATTACTATCGTTAGTAAAgcttacaaaatttttatgcCT GAAAGTCtcttcaatttattttttgacTTTCTCATAGAATGTGTAATTTATGGTGATTTTAAAAGTTGCCAACAAAAATTATTGGATTTTAAAGCACAATGTGTAGATCTCAAATGTAAT GAAGCTATAGATTGGAATTGCTCAGATACCACATACTTGAATAATTTATACTGGATTGCAATTGTTACAATTAAATGCCTTATTGCAACACTCGCTTATGGTCTAAGAAGTACACATCTCCAAATAAAATTTCTcgaaattttgataaaatgtaaCTTTTATAAGAATTTTCCAG ATTTCGTTCCAATCTTTCCATTTTTGCTACAAGttataaaaattcttcaaaaaACAAATGTCGCATTAAATTTTGCGGCATTTACGGTATCAGAcaatgtatataattttgatACAGAAATTCATAGGTGCATTAATGATTTAATAAGAACTGAAGATTATACTAATGCATTAAAATTATCAAATGTAGCGGGATTTAATTCGTCTGAAATAATCTTAGCTCAG TGCCGaagtaaatttaaatattatatacaaaaaaatgagaaaattgaagataatttttGGAACGAGTGtgcattaaattttaaaaaatataacatttcaTATGAAAAAGCAGCAGAATTTTTTGTTGAGCATGCTGAAAAAGTTACTTCTCATAAAGAAAG atatgaaatattaaaactagCTTTTGAAACCTTAAAGAATATTGAAACAGAGCAACAAGATATTGATGTCCTTGAAACAGCAATGTGGAAATCATGTATGTTAGCAGGTCCTGAAAATGTGCAATTAGATGATGGACCTTATATCTTCAATAAACTAAAAACAGAATTGTTATCAGGACTAAATGAATTGAAATTTGGCTATACCTTAAGTAACATACAAGAGAAAAATGCAATTGaaagtttaattaatacattaattgaCTTAGGTAAACTGGATACAGCATTAAGAATaagtacaatttttaattacaaacataag GATTTACAAATTCTGATGTTATGTTTGAGTTTAGCAGAAGGGGAAATTTCACCAAatgatttaaatattgaaCAACAAAGTCTTCTGAAAGaagtaaataagaataaaCAACAAAAATACAATGCCTTAAAGAATCGTGGTTTACAAAGATTTTCTTCAGCTTCTTCAT TGATCACTTCAATCAGTACTGAAATGAATAAACTAAAACATGAAGATGTTCATGGAATACAAATGGAGTGTTTAtcaattttagaaaaattatttaatatcctGGAACATGGAGTAGACATATGTCTTCGcattgtattatgttataaattaGCCATGCAACTGGAAAAAAGTTATCAGTTCTTGTTAATGTTAAACAATCCAATTGAATTTTTACAAGAAATTACAGAAAGTGatagtattaaaaataaatctgaaattattaatgaTATAGTTATTGCATACAAAATAAACAATGATGATGTTGCAACATTTTTGGCTGAAAATATCACTCTAAATATTAATCGTGCAGTAGAAG ATGGATATGAAAATAACGTTTGCTTGTGGGGATATTccttaaatacaaattttcgtGTTATTATGGAACTATGCAATGATGTTTCACTCCTTGGTTGGAAACTCTTAAAAACGGCAAATAAATTGCTTGGACATTCTCATGGCGAAAAAACAAGCG CATTTATTCTGAAGACGATTGCAGAATTATTAATACGTGCTCATGATTGTTTTACAACTTCCTGCAATATGGAAgggatagcatcagtattaTGTAAATGTCAAATTTTCGCAAATGTTTTGCAGAATCTTAAGTATTGGACATTACTA GTACGTCTTGTAACAGGTGTTGGTCGTTTCACAGAAATGAATTatgtatttcaaattttaaaagaaaatgatcaatttgaatttttacttgGAAAAGGATTAAATAAG GTAATAGGGCTAGAAACAGCAATTTTGGAATTCCTGAAGCGTCATTGTCCTGAAAATAAAGAACTTTTTACTCTGGTAGCTTTACATTTTCGATTATATCATGAACTAGCACATATGTGGAAAAATGAAGCGGAAGATATAATTAATACGATAATATCAGATGCTACAAAAGATCTTATGAAATTGCAAAGTACTGTTCAAcatgaaaaaaaattcatcAAAACTGAAAATATTCTGAAACAGTTACACTTAGCTGTTACTAATTATACTCACGCAACAGAATACTATTTACAG GCTAATAAATTAAATCTTGCTAATCAATGTTCTGATCAAGTACAATTAGTTGCTCTCCAACTTTCACTTTTTAATACTGTGTCTTATAATCAACAAGTAATCTGTATACTTAATTTAAAACCTGGAGATATCGATAaagtattatgtcataacttAAGCTTCTCTCAAGCTTTTGTTGTCATTCATGCATATAATCATCACGTAGATTGGGCTAATCTGATTTATAGCCATTGTATATTAAATggagaaacaaaatatttgaaagattTTATAGCAGTAAATAAGCTCACCCCTAGTCTTGTAAGAAATTGTGTACGCAG GTACAGACTGGAAAAAAGCATTACTCATACTATGACAGAtaacatgaaaatattaatttctgaaTTGTCAGATGTGGAGTGTAAATATGTATTAGCCAGTCAACTGGGATTTAAAGGTATTGTAGAAACAATGCTCAATAATCCTATGATAGGTGCATATCTAAAAGACACTGTATGGAAAAAAGGATATAAtgctatttaa
- the LOC126868773 gene encoding uncharacterized protein LOC126868773, producing the protein MDKNICCKKILWDSQTEKAAVLKLDVYIKKHEQKFGKILFQKMLSRKQLKLLRLMHKLMRAIEKAEIDKQQAFQLLKASNDAIKTTISTFQDSMKRYKESVKTEFAKLDCLSTNRLLSINCTYT; encoded by the exons AtggataaaaatatatgttgtAAAAAAATCTTATGGGACAGTCAAACAGAAAAAGCAGCAGTTCTTAAATTGGacgtatatataaaaaaacacGAACAAAAATTcggaaaaatattattccaaAAAATGTTGTCAcgaaaacaattaaaattactAAGACTTATGCATAAATTAATGAGAGCTATCGAGAAAGCAGAGATTGATAAACAACAAg cATTTCAATTGCTAAAGGCATCTAACGATGCAATAAAAACAACGATTTCTACATTTCAAGATTCAATGAAACGATACAAAGAAAGCGTGAAAACGGAATTTGCAAAACTCGATTGTTTAAGTACAAATCGACTTTTAAGTATTaattgtacatatacataa